TGCAGCTGGACTATAAATTGGCTTTAAATTGAGTTTTTTGACCCCTCTCTCATCTGCAGATAGAAACCGTGCCTTTCGTGCTCTGGAAAATGACTCTCTTGGGTCCTACTCGAGGATTCCTGTGCCTACCATCAGTTTTATCTATTGTGTCCCCCTTTCTCTTACCTCCTCcccgccctccctctctcgccctcccctCAGTTATggatgtacagtgtgtgtgtacacacacacacacacacacacacacacacacacacacaaggatgaGAGCGAAGACCAGGGTCTTGAACAACAGATAGGAGCACAGGTTATTGCCAGCTTGTGTAACTACTATGTTCCTTTACAAATAGAACCCGAAGATGTGGCTCGTGGTCCATACTAAACACTGTGTAGAGCTGGAAGAGTGGTTTTACAAGGGACTTTGCAGCCCTAATCTGCGCTAAATGGTTCCCAGAGGTGTGACTGGTGTTAGAGGGAGATATAGCGTACTGAAGCAGTGGGTggcgagatggggagaggagttgTGTGAAAGTGAGATGAGTGGGAGGCTGCttaaagaggagaggaagatgttgTGTGCAGGCAAGGCTCGAGACAAAATATCCCTTTTCTTCATCTCTTACCTCGCTCAGGTGAACATACGTGatttttattattatgtttttttgtgttttttttttagtcaatgggatttgaaatggttgcCGCACTCTGCTTCAAAGCGGGATTGTGAATTAGGGGCGTTCAATAAGGATCTAAGGATTTCACAGCTGTGACACTTATTGTCATCATTCCCCCCTCACTGCTCCTCCCCAAACAGTCTCTCTATGCAGTTCAGTGATGAGACATTTGTAGGACCAGGGTAGCAGATAAACAAGGATTTTAATGATGTATGCAGCAGTCTGTTACTGACCACTTAAACATGCATGTACATGAGTCATTTGCATGAATAATACTCAagccctccaactctctctctctctccctccctctgtacctgTCTCGCACATTTGTCTCTCGCACACAAATAGAATTGTACTGAATTGTACGGCTACATTAATTTCCCAATTTGCATCTGGTGCTGATTTCCACAGCATTTCCTTTTAGGAGGGTTGTGATTCCCTCAAGGAACCAACCACAAAACGTCCAGAATACTGTTCGACTTCTGTCTATATATTGTGACGAAGCCTAGCTTGTCCAAATGGTCACTTAATTTAAAACATCAAATAAAATAGGGACTGATTGTGGTGGATGAAGGTGCTTCTTTTAAGATTTTGAAATTCATATTGGTGGTTTTATGTGGAATGAGTGTCAGTCTCCCATCCACTTTCTCTCGCAAACAGACATCCACCCACACACTCGTCTCCTCTGATCATAGGGTGTGGCTGGGGTAGAGGTGCTTCAGTGTGACGGGGAGTATATATTTTAAATTGAAATGGGAGAGTTAGAATGCTGGTCTGTCCTGTTAAATGACCATGTTTGTCTGCTCAAGTCTCCAGGTGCGAATAGAAAACACCGTGGCTCCACATCTGAGATGGAAAAAGTCAACGCTGTCACTTAAAATCGTTTCCCGTCTGGCTGTCTCACAGGCAAAGCCTCGGGAAGACGTTGTGGGGGGGGCAGATTATAACTTTTTGTCTGTCGATGAAAACATTTCAGCTACCCTTAACGTCGTCCTCGGCAGCTCAGTCGTAATGCTCAAAGCGCGAGAGAAAAGTGTTTAGTTCGTCAAGGTAGGGCGGCGTAGGTGTCCAGACATGGACAGTCTGAAGCCTGTTTGTGCTGCTATCGGTACGGTTGTAATGACAAAAAGAACCAGGCGTTCAAGGACCATCAATGATATCAAAGTGATATTTTTTACTGTGTTGAAGCCATACAGTGGTTTATTTACATTTGCATGGTTTACAAACGTTGGAATTAAACTAGCTTGACTGAATCGGGTTGGGGGGGGACGGGACGATTTCTTTGGATGGAAAAAAAAAATCACGTTTCCCCGCACTACAGAGGGCTATATCGGTCGATTAATACAGGATTAGTTAAGTCCCCAGTGCACTAAGTTTATATATATTaattatttttggggggtttgtttCAGCACTCGTACTTCCCGCGGCTATGCTCACAAGTAGGGTTTTATATGCAGGGGCAGACAACGGCCAGCCAGGGTGAATGACTTGGATCGTAATGACTACTTAAAATAACTGCTTTACTTTCTTATCCAGCGTATTGGAGATGTCTGAGCTACTTCCGAGATGTTGAACTCCTCCTGAACTTAACCTGGGTTATAGTAGTTTCTAAAAAATAACCACCAAGATCTGCCAATCTGGGCCCGTTGTCCACAAAGTGTCTCAGATTacaagtgctgatctaggatcaggtaccCAGCTGTCCAAATAGTTGTATTTATTATGAGCTAGaaggccaaactgatcctagatcaacactcctactctgagaggcttTGTGTATATGGGCCCAGATATTAACTGGACTTGTCAGCAGAACATGACAGATCTGGACTCTCCGATGTGAACGATGGTTGGTTGTAGAACCGCGGGTCAGTAGTTGCAGCACCGCTGGGCAGAGTTCacattgtgtttgtgtgaatTCTCCAatcagcatttttttttttaattggctGAAACAGGTCAGCAGTTTGCCACTGGCAAGAAAATAGGAAACGGATGCACGCACTTCTCTCACACCATCTCCTTGTCGTCTCACTTGTGTGTATCGGCCACTCAATCACACAGCTCATGCTAATTGAGCTCGACGGGGCTTTTGCGGCTATGAACGTGTACTACAGAGAAGTACATGACAGATGGCATCGAAAGACGTAGCATGAACCAACTCCCTGTCGACGGCTTTATCTCCGAGCTCCTCCCGACGCCAGGCATCTCTTCTGCCCCCCCGCCGGTGTCTCTACCCCTTattctcccccccatctctctcgctccctctctcagctAAACAAACACCTCTGTGTTTGCAGATAGGCTGCTTCCTGCTCTTTGCAAACAAACACATGATAATTGACTGGCATCTGATTATCACAGTTGTCTCATGTACCAGTTTTTGAGGCCTGATTTACTCAGCGGTTTGGCATTCAAAGTCGAGACGCTGCTGTTGAGTGGTGGTTGATTTATTTACTGTAGTAATTCATTAATGGTTTAATTTATCTTGTTGAAACAAGTCTCCGGTTGTAATCCCCATGCGTTTGGGTCGTCGGTATCTCACAGCTTTAGACCAGCAGACATCATTAtaccttgttttttttttctcacaatAGCTGTCACTCCCATCTGTCCACACCACACGTGGCATTACCTCCTTCACCATGTGCTATGTTCCCTGTGCAATGCACTGTCCTTTGATAGTTTCTCTTCCTTTTTAAGCAAAATGGCTTTTACATCCACCTGTCCACTGTCAATGTATCCATTTTGTCTTTGTTTTGTTCCTTTTTGGCCCTCTGTCCTCTTCACCCTATAAAACACTCTCTTCCAGGTCTCCGATGTTGTCAGCCTCACTGGACTTTGAGGTGTTGTTTGTGTGCAGGTAGCCATGGGTGAGGGCAGGCAGGGGGTGGTCGCTGCCTGTGCTGCTCGCTGAACTGGCTGTTGAGGCACACTGGACCAGCATGCCCTGCACCGACTGGCTCCTCCTGGTCCATATCACACTCAGTCGCTTCGCATATCCGTAGCAGGTTGTCGTGGTGATCTCGCCCACGTCAAAGGAGCAGCTGCGTGTCGGCCCTAGTGGCGGGCGATCTCCCCTCCTCCAGTCCTTCACGCGCTCCAACTCCTCCCCCTCACAGGCCTCAGAGTCTAGGCTGCATCTGGAGCCCACCATTTTGTCcaagtctctctccttctcctcagagCGGCGCAGCTTGAGCTTGCCTGAGTGTTTCGGGGCCTTGTGAGCTCTGGGATGGGGTAAGGTCTGGGAGGTGTTGGCAGGGGAGTAGTACAgtgtcactctctcactctcaaggGTGAAAGGGGGGAATCCTTTCCCCCTCACGACCACCTCCAGGCCTGGCTTCGCACCCTTTCCCTCCCCACTGAGCTGATCTGAGTCAAGCTTTGGCTTGGGCAGTTTCCCAGGCTTGTTCTTGGCTTGGGGTTTGGTTTTCAACGGCAGCGGCTTAGCCTGTTGTCCAAGAATGTTGTTGGGCAGAGCCACCATCATCACGCTCCCATTTCCGTTGGTCTGAGCGTAAACATCCACTCCTTCCTTGGAGGGAAGGAAGTCGTCATGGTGATGTGCAGGGTAGTGGCCCTCGTCTCGACAGTCTCCACAGACACGGTGCCTTACCATCATCGCCACGGTGAACACCAGCAGTGTTACTACGATGACCCCCCCCACCATGACCGTCAGCGTGCCGCCCAGGAAGTGGGCCTGCAGGGATCGGCACTCTGGGAAGTCCTCCTTGGTGCTGAACTGGGTGCAGCCTAGGACCTTGGTGGTGGCCAGGGTGGACACCCCATCGTCAAAGATGGCCAGGACACACAGGCTGTAGTCTGCTCCAGACACCAGGTTCTTCAGCAGGAAAGAGCTGCTTGTAGGCGGCAGTATTCTAGCAGACAGGGAAGGGTGGGGGCGTACAAGAGAAAAGGACATTGAGCCATTTGCTGAGCAGAGAAAGAGGATATCTGAAAGCGGCTAGGAGAGGGAGATGAATCGAATGAAATGCAATAATCTACAGTACAACGCCTAAGCGCTAATGATGATAATGTGCAGccagctagagggagggaggcgtCTGATCTGCTCCTTTGTTGTGTAAATGGCCTTAATCAATAATACTCTGCTGTAGAGGGAGAAGGGTAATGGAGACTATGAAGGATATTCAGGGTAACAGGAGGCCGACTTTACCGGAGTCTATTTCCCAAACCCCCCTCCTCAGAAACGTGTCATGCCAAGCAATGAGCTAGTCAAGACCAAGGTGATGACACATACTCACACCCCAATTACCACCGCGCCCGTCTCCCTACTTTCAATCTCACCTGGCTGGCAGATAACATTCCTTGAGCCCCGGCTCTACCTCCGTTCCTCCACACTATCCTCAAATTATCTCTAGCTTTGGGTTACAAATCACTTTAATGCGTTTACTTGTGTACATTCAGACATTGTAATGGAAATTGGAAAGATGGGCTTTACTCGAAACATTAACTCCAAATGCGCAAGCTATTATGCCCATGGGTTTATATTCTGTGAATAACTTTTGAATTGTAAGCTCTATTGAAAACCTCTCACAGGGATATGCTGTTCAAACCAATTAGGGACGCAGTCCCGGGGAAGGTAGAACTTAATGTTTGCTGTCATCACTCCTTTTACTGAGCAATGAAGACGACATATGCCTTGGCATGTACTCGGCACCGAAATGGTGTATTTGCATACTTTAACTTTGATCTCAGGTAGGCTCTTCACAAGCAGTTCACCGGTCCTTTTTGAGACGTCAGGGGAGTTATGAGCCGTGAAATGATTATAGCGGCAATTCCCATTGTCCTCTTTGAGAACATGTCCGATATCCATCAGGGGAGAAGGATGAAGAGTTAAATCATCCTGGCTCCTTGCTGAAGGGGTATGAGACTGGCCTTAACCGTCGCTTCAGTCTGTCTGCGCAGTACCTCGTTATAATGCTCCAATTTATCTGCTCTTATTttcattttctttctctcccctcccattgTCCGTGGTCATACACAGATTTTTCGTGCAAGGAGTGTGTTAGATTGAACAAAACGACCTGTTTCCTGATGACTTATTCCATGAACATGACAGGCTGGCGACGCTGTTCCCAAGAAAAAGCGGCAAACGGGAGAGTGGGTAAACGAGAGCTGGAAATGACGGATTGGGAGGCTTTCTACCTGTTTTTCATTTTCCTTCTGACAGCATTccgagtgtgtctgtgtgtgcgtcagTGTGTTTGTCGACACGATGTCCCGACAAAGTCCTTGAGAATCTTTCAGTATTTTATATAAAACACTGCATCTCTATTTAGCTACCTCTCCCTACTTCCACAAACTGAAGTGAGTGGGTTCAGTGTTCCCTCGACCCAAACCCCCCCATCTCCCTATTTATCTCCATTTCAGTCAGCGGAATGGGATGTGACACTGTCCTCAGATCTGCAGCTTGCGCTCTTATAAGGAGTTCATCCTCCTTTTCCCCCGAGTCTTCAGGCTCTCTCCTTCCACTGCCCCATCTCCCTTCCGTTCCCTCTATAAATACCTTGCCCTCTTTCATACTTCTTTTACAGTCCACTATGACTGCTCTCCTTTGTTTTGTGTGTCAGGGATGGTGTGTCATGTTCATCACCCCTGGTCCCTGTGACTCAAGAACACCGAGAACTCTGGTAAATGTAGAACCACAGGGGCGTTTTTGAACATGACAGTGTTACAATAGAGGAGAACAAagggatgttttttttttctttttttgcatCTAGCCTCATTGATGATCTATTCATGCTTGGCCAATTGGGAACTGGCTCTCAGGTTGTGCACAATTTGCTTTGTTACTGAGAGGAGCTTACCTGTACACCAGGGCATCATCTGCAGTGCAGTTGTACTGGATCTGGTACATCCACACCAGGTACGGCCCAGTGGCCCGACCCAGGACCCAGCGCACCTGGGCAGAGGTGGCAGTCACCCCCAGGACTCCCACCAAACGCTCACTGGTACTGgcttctccatctcccctctctccgctctccccctctcccgtGGCGTTCTTTACcgaaccaccaccaccacccttcccGTTCCTTCCAGACCCTCCTGTTCTCCCACTGGAAATGTCTGAGGAGCCTGGGTCTCCACGAGGGTTGGTGAGGGGGACAGTGTTGTTGCCGCGGTGAGGGAGGGGGATGATCTTGAGGTCTATCAGGGCTGTAGCCTCCCCGGCAGCGTTGATGGCGATGCAGGTGTAAGCCCCGTCGTCACGCGCCCGCGTCACAAGCACGTCCAGGGTGCCATTGTAGTAGGAGTACACACGGCTGGAGTTGGCCACGATGCGGTCGTCAGGGGAGATCCAGTGAATGATGGGCTCAGGGTCACCGATGGCACGGCACCTCAGCGTGGCCCTCTGGCCCTCCAGCACCCACAGCTTGTTGGAGTGGCGTGTGATGAGCGGAGGCTCACAGGTGAACTCCTCCTCTGGGATGGACCAAAAGTAGCGCCCAGCCAGGTGGACGGGGGTGGCACACGTCTCCATGTCGTCGCCGCGGATCAGCCGCCTCAGCCACAGCAGCTCACAGTTACAGTGCAGGGGGTTCCCCCCGAAGCTCAGGCTGATGACAGCGCTGTAAGGTGTGGGGCTGACCACGCCCGTCTGGGAGCGGGAGAACAAGGGGTCGGGGGGCAGCGTCTGCAGCCGGTTGGATGTCATATCCAGGCGGGCCAGCTTGTAGAGTTCGCCGAAGGAGCCCTCAGCGATCTGGTCTATGAGGTTGTGGTCCAGGTTGAGGGTGTGCAGGCTGGCCATGTTCTGGATGGCCTCCCAGGGGACCTTCCTCAGGTTGTTGTAGGACAGGTCCAGATCCTCCAGCGTCTGCAGGAAGTCATCGAAGGCCTCGGCGGAGACGTCGGTCAgctggttgttgttgatgatgaggTGCTGTAGGTTGGTCAGGCCGGACAGGTCTCTTGGCCCCACTATGGTCAGCCGGTTGGTGTCCAGGTGGAGTGAGCGCAGGCTCTCCAGGTCAGCAAAGGACAGGGGCCGCAGGGTGTGGATGGTGTTCCTGGACAGAGTCAGTTCCACCAGGCCTGACATGTTGGCAAAGTCCACCCTGCCCACCTCCAGGATGAAGTTATCTGCCAGACGGAGCTCCACGGTGCGCCGGTCAATGTCAGGAGGGACAAACAGCAGGCCCTTGTTGACGCAGAGCGTGCTCAGAGACTCTGAGAGGTTTCGACACACACAGTGGAAGGGACAGATGGAGACCATGCCCCAGGTCTCTCCAGCAGACACGCCTGGGCCAAGTAGCGCAGGGAAGACACAGGAACCAGTCACCACGGCCAGCCAGACTACCGTCTGTGGGGTCAGAGGGCAGGCAGGGGGTCTCAGGGAAGGTTTGGTCACCTTTGGCTTGAGTTTAGGAGGGGGTACTGTTCTGTCTGGGTGGACCCCTTTTAGAGAGGAGCTTTGCTTTGAAGACTTCCAATAGAATTTTGAGTGGTGTGGCGCCAGGTATGGGTGTAGTATTTGTGAGTTGGATTTAGGCATTGTTGTGCTGGTTATTCACCTGTGGAAGTAGAAATGGGACATTGTTAGATCCCTCTGGTTCATTGTTGTTTTTATTGATCCAGTGGCGTTTAGATCTAACAGTGCATTAGAGGTATTGGATTGTGCAGATAGTATTCAGAGTTTTAGATATTGACAATCCACAAACATGTCGGTCAACACCACCTTTTATAATCTGTGTTGGTATGGTTCAGCTGCTATGTTTTgtgtaggcctatgtgtgtgttttgcaaGTGTAATTCCAGTGAGATATAAGGCCAGATTGAATATGAACCTTCCAAGCCTGGGATGTTTTCCCAGACATGACACTGTTCAGTGGTTCTGGGGATGTGGCCATGTCTACTGAATCACAATGTTACTGGGGCCAAGTGTCCTTTTTTGTTTGTTCTCACCCCTCACTGCCTACTGTGTTGTCACGAGGGATTGTCCCATTAACCTGatgcattactgtgtgtgtgtcgttgtgtgtgtcgttgtgtgtgtcttaagtgtgaacattaacacgcaTCTAATGAGATGGAATAATAGGGTTGAAAACCTGACCAGAAAAGGCAGGCCCTAAGTGAAGTTGAATAGTGGTTTGTGGTGCGACTGACTCTCCAGGTCATTATGTGCAAATGGACTTTGAATGGAAGCCTAGTCGCTTGAATTGTCTGAGTTACATCACAAGGCTGATGATTGTGATTAATGTGACAGTGTTGTGCTTTTCCACGGCGGCTGCATTTCGCCAGGTTGAGAATTATTCAATTTGTGCTCGTTTGAGCCTTATGCTAGGCAGGCGTCTTCCGCTGTCACGCTCACAGTTAGTGTATGTGTTTGAGGAAGAGTACGAGGGTGAGATGAAGGACCCACAAGGGAAATAATGGATGCAACCTATAAATACCTATACGTGGTAGACTGTTTGTCTCTACGCGTGCCGTGCATGGCGTAATGATCTACATAGACGCCTTACCGACAAATGGTGTAAGGTAGGGTTGAGGTGTGTGCAGTAAATTTTTATGCTTTGATAAAAAAAGCCCTTGACTGGATTACCAGAAATCTGTTTCTGGGGCTTCCCCTTAAACCTGTATGtctgagggggggagagggatgcATGGTAACAGGGTTAATTCACCATCGAATTAGCCTAATGAGCATACCTTTTTTGTCTGAGAGTTTGAATGGATTGTGCACCCCCCTTAGTTCATAGTCAGTGACTGAGGCGTGCACGGGATTGGTTTGTCCCCTACAGTAGGTGGCTTGTAGAGGTGAGTGTGAATACCCTGTTCTCCCAAGCAGAATCCCTAAGGCCCCATTTTACATAGCGTTGTTTTAAAGAAAGACAATCTGCTGGCTATAACTGACAGTCTTTTCAGTTTGCCTTAAAGCCTTGTTACACTGTTGGTTTTGCTATGTTTTCCTCTCCTGACTCCATGATTGATGACTAAATGGACCTATTACACCTTTTCCGTGTTGCTGTCCCTCTGTCCACCTATCTATATTCACTTTGACTTGAGCTCAGCTCCCAAATCAACATGCCTATGAGAAATTTGATGCCTGTCAGTTTCTCTGTTTAAGCAGTAAGGCACGAGAACCCGGGGATTATTATTGTGAATAACTCCTGACTATGGGCTGTTCTAAGGCCCGATGCGGAGCTGTTGCTAGGTCAGTCCATGATATACCTCCTCCGAATGATGTGCAAGGATTAGCAGAGGGACATGGGCACCGATAATGAATTTCCCGCACAATGTGCATTACAGTCTGAACAGATTGCGAGTTAGACTCTATCTCCTCATGATAAACACAGGGGTCTGTTTTACTGTGAAAACAAATTAATCTTAACTTACAGAAGTTTTGCTGCTTATGCTGTTCAGGATGCCACATCCATTGATTCGTTCTGATAACTGGAGCGTGAATCAAAATAATCCGATTGAGTTTTTCAAGCATGAGCCCGGAGGTTTTCAGAGACAACAAGCTTATGTTTTCCAGATCAACAACAGATTTGAAATGTGTGAAACATTTCATTCTGCTTCACAGCATTTATCCTCCTCGGTCTCTTTATCTGTTCACTAATTACAGTCTACAGTCTTCTCCCAGGACGGTATCCAGTCTCTTCACTCTGTAGTTATTGGTATTCAGACTCCTCTTCCTCTCGCTGTCCTTTGCAGAAGCAGCGAGGCTCTAGAACATCCCCAAGCCTGTGTTATCTCCGTGCTGAACAGCCTTTCGCCCTCTCAAACATCCAAACCCCCCCCTCTCTAACCCCCTTTCTCCTCCTAAATGGGCAGTTCAGTTTCCCCACTGTGTGGGAAGGTTAATGATGCCTTCTCACTCCTTGGTTCCTTCCGTCAGGCTGCCTGTTTTGTGTTAGTCCTTCAGACATGCCCAGGGAAAGGAGCGGCGCTGTAGAAGTAGAAGGCTCTCAACCATAGATGTCAACGACCTATAACGATTGCACGGTTCACCTCTGTGGTCGACGCGCTTTTCCACAACTCAATCAATGGCTTGTTTTGACGTTGTTTTCCCCTGCCGTCCTGTGCTGCACTAGTCTGTGATTTGTGGATTTCGCTGCAGCGAGCCTGTGTGTGTGATCGAGAGAGAGACTGCAATGTGTGTGCTACTGAGAGAGGACAGCgggaggggagtgggagagggaggggagcctGAAGCAGTCCTGGCTTTCGATAgaaggggaagggggggggggagatggAATTTGAATGGCTAGCGGAAAATGCAGAAAAGGAGCGTAGGAGAAATGAATCAAAATGAAGAGGGTGTAGGAGGAGGTAAAGCCAGCAGTTTCACCTCCCCCTTAACATTTATTAGCCAAACAGTCGGGGCCAAAGTAAGAGACGGCTTCATTACTGTTTGGATGAAAGCACTCCGCAATCTATTTACACAAGCCCTTAGAAGATGCAGACTGGTCAGCTTGTTAGCATTTGGTGGTTTCCTATCTGCATTGCCTGTAGAACACTGTTCAAGTGAGAAACATTATGGATATGCTGTACAGTAGCCTAACCAGGCTTTATGCTGAGGTTTCTGAAATGGGATATTGCAGTGATGGTACTCGTTGGTTACTATCAAGAGGCCTGTTTGTTAAACCAACAATTCTACGTTTGTCATTACATAAATGTTTGCGCTATAATTTGTTGTTTACCTTGAATTATGTTATGATGAAACCGGTTATTCTTAAATTTATTTTCTTGACATGGCCAAATCACTCTAATTTGGCACACAGGAACTAGAGGTCATGAATAAATTGGTCCAAAAATAATAGCACTGATTGGCCTTTAGGTGGCACTGTTATAGGCAGTCTCATATAAACCCTCATAGCCGCTGCCCCGTTTGACCTAGAGACTTGAAACTTTCTAAGTAGCCCTCATGCTGAACATATTTGCCTCGAGGACCATCAGGATAGATTTTCCTCCATCTCGGAATTTTGGGGAAATCTTTGGAACTTCTCATGAACCATTAGTCAAAATGTATGTAGGGCCATAGTACACCTCCTTGTTTGAGAAATGCTAATGGATTGGTTAAGAGATGGCTCTTATTATTGACATATCAGGAAATCAGATTTTACATGTCCATTTTAAATCCTTTGTAAATCTACTCCAATGGCCTATCAAGTTGAAATTTGTTTAGGGTCATCAAGACATTACCATGATGATGAATCATGTTAAGTTTGGCAGTGAGTCATCTGCTTGACGtatccactcactaccaaatgcGGTTGTGAGAGGAAGCCCTGtagccggcagtgggagaagatggaacaaAATTGGGTTTTTGTCGATATTCTGaaaatctacagtaccagtcaaaagtttgg
The Oncorhynchus keta strain PuntledgeMale-10-30-2019 chromosome 11, Oket_V2, whole genome shotgun sequence genome window above contains:
- the LOC118390351 gene encoding leucine-rich repeat and fibronectin type-III domain-containing protein 4-like gives rise to the protein MPKSNSQILHPYLAPHHSKFYWKSSKQSSSLKGVHPDRTVPPPKLKPKVTKPSLRPPACPLTPQTVVWLAVVTGSCVFPALLGPGVSAGETWGMVSICPFHCVCRNLSESLSTLCVNKGLLFVPPDIDRRTVELRLADNFILEVGRVDFANMSGLVELTLSRNTIHTLRPLSFADLESLRSLHLDTNRLTIVGPRDLSGLTNLQHLIINNNQLTDVSAEAFDDFLQTLEDLDLSYNNLRKVPWEAIQNMASLHTLNLDHNLIDQIAEGSFGELYKLARLDMTSNRLQTLPPDPLFSRSQTGVVSPTPYSAVISLSFGGNPLHCNCELLWLRRLIRGDDMETCATPVHLAGRYFWSIPEEEFTCEPPLITRHSNKLWVLEGQRATLRCRAIGDPEPIIHWISPDDRIVANSSRVYSYYNGTLDVLVTRARDDGAYTCIAINAAGEATALIDLKIIPLPHRGNNTVPLTNPRGDPGSSDISSGRTGGSGRNGKGGGGGSVKNATGEGESGERGDGEASTSERLVGVLGVTATSAQVRWVLGRATGPYLVWMYQIQYNCTADDALVYRILPPTSSSFLLKNLVSGADYSLCVLAIFDDGVSTLATTKVLGCTQFSTKEDFPECRSLQAHFLGGTLTVMVGGVIVVTLLVFTVAMMVRHRVCGDCRDEGHYPAHHHDDFLPSKEGVDVYAQTNGNGSVMMVALPNNILGQQAKPLPLKTKPQAKNKPGKLPKPKLDSDQLSGEGKGAKPGLEVVVRGKGFPPFTLESERVTLYYSPANTSQTLPHPRAHKAPKHSGKLKLRRSEEKERDLDKMVGSRCSLDSEACEGEELERVKDWRRGDRPPLGPTRSCSFDVGEITTTTCYGYAKRLSVIWTRRSQSVQGMLVQCASTASSASSTGSDHPLPALTHGYLHTNNTSKSSEADNIGDLEESVL